A segment of the Brevundimonas sp. M20 genome:
GACGCTGGTGGAGACCCACGAGGATTTGGTCGGCACCCTGAACCGCATGCTGGTGAAGCACGGCCTGCCCGAGGCGCCGATGGAAAGCGCGTCAGAGCTGATCGGCGGCGGCGCGCGAGCCCTGCTGCAGCACGGGTTCGAGCGGGCGGGCGCGAGCTGGAACGAGGCCCACGCCCCGGCCCTGTTCGAGGCGTTTCTGGCGGACTACGTCGAACACATCGCCGACCATTCCAAGCCGTTTCCGGGTGTCGTTGAGACGCTGGAGCGGCTGGCGGCGCGCGGCGCCGTCCTGTGCGTGGCGACGAACAAGCGGACGGACCTGTCTGAAATCCTTCTGGAAAAGCTCGACCTGACCCGGCATTTCGCGGCCATCGTCGGGCCGGACAAGGTCAGCGCCCGCAAGCCGTCGGGCGCGCATCTGATCGAGGCGGTGCGCATGGCCGGCGGCGATCCGGCGCGGGCGATCATGGTCGGGGATGCGGCCCCGGACACGGGCGCGGCGCGCGACGCGGGCCTGCCCTGCATCGTCTGCACCTTCGGCTACAGCCCGATCCCGCCCGCCGAACTGGGCGGCACGGTGCTGATCGACCGATTCGATGAAATCGAAACTGCTCTTGCCGCCGTGACCCACAATCCGGCTAGTTGATCGCGACCGCATCTATGATGAGATCGTAGAACTCATCCGGAGACATGATCTGCAGAAGCTGCTGCAACCGGTCACCGACGTCTTCGTCGCCCGATCTGTCAGCCAGCCACCGCTCCACACCGCGCTGCACAGCCCTGACGAAAAGATCCACGGCGACATAGACGACGCCGTTGACGGCATCGCTGCCGGCGCTTCCGATCCGCTCGCTAATGAAGCGAACTCGCTTCGCCGGTTTGCTGCCAGACGGTCTGTCTTGGCCCGAATGCAAAAACGCGCACCTCAGAGCCCAGGCATCAACTCCCGAGATAAGCCCCGGATCAGCCGGGTCTGAAAACAACTCGTTGAAGTACGCGCCTGGGTAAGCA
Coding sequences within it:
- a CDS encoding HAD-IA family hydrolase; this translates as MTTRDLEGWTVAFDLDGTLVETHEDLVGTLNRMLVKHGLPEAPMESASELIGGGARALLQHGFERAGASWNEAHAPALFEAFLADYVEHIADHSKPFPGVVETLERLAARGAVLCVATNKRTDLSEILLEKLDLTRHFAAIVGPDKVSARKPSGAHLIEAVRMAGGDPARAIMVGDAAPDTGAARDAGLPCIVCTFGYSPIPPAELGGTVLIDRFDEIETALAAVTHNPAS